TCCCTTCTGCCCGGCGCATCTACTGGAGAGTGACCCGACCACACTCGCAGTGCCGGAGCAGTGGATGGCCGAGTGGAAGTGGGATGGGATACGGGTTCAGATTATCCGACGTCACGGGCAGGTCTTTATGTGGACGCGTAAGGGCGAACTCGTCACGGAACGTTTTCCGGAGACGGCAGCCAGCGCCATGATGCTGCCCGATGGAACCGTTCTCGACGGCGAACTGCTCGCGTGGGGTCCGGACGGCGTACTGTCATTTGGCGAGCTTCAGCGGCGACTCGGCCATAAAACATTGGGGCCAAAGCTTCTACGAGATACGCCAACTTGCTGTATCGTGTTTGACCTGCTAGAGTACGAGAGCCGGAGTATCCGCGATCAACCACTGCGCGCCCGGCGGCGCATACTTGCGAAGCTGCTTTCCGACATGCCAGGCTCCGCGGCGATGTGTTTGTCCAAGACGATAGATTTCGAAACCTGGGCTGACCTCGACGCGCTGCGCAAGGAGAGTCGAAACAGGCGGGTAGAAGGACTTGTCCTGAAGGATCTTGACGCACCCTATGTTGATGATCGCGTGACGAAAGCATGGTGGAATTGGAAGGCTGATCCACTCACGATCGCGGCGGTACTGATCTATGCCGAGCGTCGTCAAGCGGATTCACGCGACGGCTACACCGACTACACGTTTGCGGTCTGGGATGAAGACAATACGCTCGTGCCATTCACGCACGCGCACCAGGGACTCACGGAAAGAGAGGTCAAAGCGATCAACGGATTTGTGAAGCAGAATACCGTTGAACGTTTCGGGCCGGTAAGCAGCGTCAGCCCTGAGCTCATGTTCGAAATCTCGTTCGAGGCGATCAGGACGTCGACCCGGCACAAGTCGGGCGTGGCCGTACGAAGCGCGCGAATTCAGAAATGGCTCGAAGGCGAAGACGCGAAGGCCGCCGACCGCCTGGCCACGCTAAAGTCACTCCTCCCACCTCGTTGACGATTCTCGACGTGCGTCGTTCATGGACTCGATTACACAGATAGCGCTGGGCGCAGCCGTCGGCGAAGCGGCCCTCGGACGAAAAGTCGGCAACAAGGCGCCAATCTGGGGTGCCGTGCTGGGGACAATTCCCGACCTCGATGTGCTGGCGTACCCATTTCTCTCCGAGTCGGGCCAGTTGCTGTTTCATCGCGGCCCCACGCACGCGGTGATGTTTACCGTGATCGTGGCGCCAATCGCAGGCTGGTTGCTGTCGCGGCTGCACAAGGAGAACGGAGCGCGAGCCTGGCGCTGGACCGTGCTCGCCGGAGCGGCCTTCCTCACGCATGCAGTGCTGGACTCCTTCACTGCCTACGGCACACAACTGCTGTTTCCCTTTTCCAATACACCCTTCGCCTTCAACACGATTTCCATCATCGATCCGTTGTACACGCTTCCGCTGCTGGTCGGAATCATTGGCGCCATGTTTCTCCGCCGCGACCGTCAGGCACGCCGCGTCTTCAACTATTTCGGACTGGTGTCGAGCACGCTGTATCTGGCACTCACCGCCGTCAACATGTTGCACGTTCGGGCGATCGCCAACGATAACCTCGCCAGACAGGAGATTCCCTATGAACATCTGGAGGTCATGCCGAGCCTGTTCAACAATATCCTCTGGACAATTCTGGCAGCCGACGCAGATACCGTCTGGGTCGGGCTGCATTCCATACTTGACGACGATGACGTCATCTCCTTTCGTGCCATCCCGAAACACGAAGAGCTGATGCCTGCGAACTCGAGAACCGGAGAGGCATCCGCGCTGTACTGGTTTTCCCGAGAGTTATTCACGATCAGTGAAGAGGGCGGGGTTTTGTACTTCAACGATCTCCATGTAGGCCGAACGGACTTCTTTTTGACAGACAGCGGAGACTCTATCTTTCGCTATGAGATGCGACTTGACGGGGCCGGCCGTATTGCAGCCTTGGAATCGCATCGGCCCGGTTTTTCGAATCGCTCGGACGTTGTGGATGCGTTTGTCTGTCGCATCCTCGGAGAACCCATCGGCAAGGGCTGGCGCGGTGGGTGGTTCGGGTGCGAAACCGCGCCGGACGCCGTTGCGACAAATAGTCCACAGGAAGAGTAAAGCCGTGAACAGATTTGTGCGAGAGTCAATGGTGATAGCGATCGCATTCGTGATCGCCATCGTGCTCATTCCACCCATCGTGGCCGCAGTCGCCTATCAGAGCGGCCAGGCCATGTTCTGGCCCGCCATGCAGGCCCTGTATACGTATTTCTTGCCGTACACTGCGCTGGCCGCTCTCGGAATTGCTCTTCTCTTCGAGATCACACGCGCG
This sequence is a window from Rhodothermales bacterium. Protein-coding genes within it:
- a CDS encoding ATP-dependent DNA ligase; the protein is MHEFSRLYRRLDETTKTGEKTAALADYFALAGAADAAWAVYFLIGRRPKRAVKTARLRRWAAEHASIKDWLFDDCHDVVGDLAETITRVLPTTKTVERRPLHEWVDQHLLPLRDAPEEVQRRKVTGAWKEMDADSRLVWNKILTSGLRAGVSKALVVRGLSVAFGLEESVLVHRMAGDWQPSAEFFGRLVAHDTSDTTASRPYPFCPAHLLESDPTTLAVPEQWMAEWKWDGIRVQIIRRHGQVFMWTRKGELVTERFPETAASAMMLPDGTVLDGELLAWGPDGVLSFGELQRRLGHKTLGPKLLRDTPTCCIVFDLLEYESRSIRDQPLRARRRILAKLLSDMPGSAAMCLSKTIDFETWADLDALRKESRNRRVEGLVLKDLDAPYVDDRVTKAWWNWKADPLTIAAVLIYAERRQADSRDGYTDYTFAVWDEDNTLVPFTHAHQGLTEREVKAINGFVKQNTVERFGPVSSVSPELMFEISFEAIRTSTRHKSGVAVRSARIQKWLEGEDAKAADRLATLKSLLPPR
- a CDS encoding metal-dependent hydrolase gives rise to the protein MDSITQIALGAAVGEAALGRKVGNKAPIWGAVLGTIPDLDVLAYPFLSESGQLLFHRGPTHAVMFTVIVAPIAGWLLSRLHKENGARAWRWTVLAGAAFLTHAVLDSFTAYGTQLLFPFSNTPFAFNTISIIDPLYTLPLLVGIIGAMFLRRDRQARRVFNYFGLVSSTLYLALTAVNMLHVRAIANDNLARQEIPYEHLEVMPSLFNNILWTILAADADTVWVGLHSILDDDDVISFRAIPKHEELMPANSRTGEASALYWFSRELFTISEEGGVLYFNDLHVGRTDFFLTDSGDSIFRYEMRLDGAGRIAALESHRPGFSNRSDVVDAFVCRILGEPIGKGWRGGWFGCETAPDAVATNSPQEE